The Desulfobulbaceae bacterium genomic interval CATGCCTCGTTAATGCTCGACTTCCATGACACCATCATTCATATCGACCCGGTCGCCAAGATGGCCAATTACAGTGCCTTGCCCAAGGCCGACCTCATCCTGATCACCCACGACCACTCCGACCACCTCGATCCGGAGACCATCAAGGCGATCAGCAAGGAGGGAACACAACTCATCATGACCGCACCCTGCGCCGACAAGCTGGCAGGAGGCACCGTCCTCGGCAACGGCCAGGATGTCTCGGTGGCAGATATCAACATCCTGGCCGTCCCGGCCTATAACCTGGTCCACAAACGGGAAACCGGAGAACCCTTCCATTCGAAAGGA includes:
- a CDS encoding MBL fold metallo-hydrolase produces the protein HASLMLDFHDTIIHIDPVAKMANYSALPKADLILITHDHSDHLDPETIKAISKEGTQLIMTAPCADKLAGGTVLGNGQDVSVADINILAVPAYNLVHKRETGEPFHSKGKDNGYLLTLGGKRVYVAGDTENIPEMKGLIDIDIAFLPMNLPYTMTPEMVADAALCFKPKVLYPYHFGDTDPAELAEIMKDFPGTEVRIREMP